The stretch of DNA AGAGCAACACTACACATGACTAAACAATCATTTGTGGTAATGGTAACAAATTAACGTTTCAGATAAAAATTGGACATATAAATGTCAGCAGACAATTGTGGAAGTCCAAATATTAGAAGGCTGGTAAAGAAACAATATTCTGAATatgttgaaaattttataaactcGATCGCATAAATAATtacaagaaatatatttaaacatacTTGGATAGCATACAATTTTTACCccttttataatataaatgataGACCGCAAGACATTCATACGTGCAGGTGTAAAATTTGATGAAATCAACggtaaaaaaaataaccatatttgtctttctgattttttttttaaaaacataaaacaaaaacttaatataataagttttaggataatgacatttttttttttatataggctGAACATGCTGACCAACACTTGAGCCTTTTAGGAAACTTGAAGGCTCTTTGTTTGGTACACATTATTAATtctttacaatatatattcactaaaattattattatgataatgCCTTGTTGGATTTGACATCACCCAAACACTCACAGTTTTTGGGttaattaaacataaattaatatgacaatgtttataaaaatgatAGAATCCTCTAGCCTTGGAAGTGCTAGTTttactatttttgaattttcttgcCTCCAccatataacaaacaaaaaaaagacaacgtATTCGTTTTTACGTATTGTATAGTGTTTGTTCCAATGTCATATAtgattcaaaaattaaaatagcagtatttcaaaaagttaataaatGCTGGAGACAATATTATAATCAGAAGTTCAGAACATATAAGTACGATATGTCACACTAggagtttaaaaaacaaaaaatatattgctTGTTTCATTTTTCGTTAGGCAACATTTTTGTTCGTTCATCTAAGACGTTCATCATCACACACACGACAACTAAAAATATCGACCAAAATTTACCACGTGCTTATTATATAATGTCAACGCATGACATAATTAGCAATTTAGCATGGATGCACTGCGCAGACTGCTCAACCTCTCCATGCAttgtatttgtaaatttttattaaggcggccgattttttttttaaccatttctcttttttcttttcttcttttttgggttCTGATTACCTTTTGTATTTTCATCGTTGACTTTAATGGAAGACACTTCGAGTTGAGCTGTGGAGGACAATACCAAATGCAATTTTACTACTGTAAATgttaacttatatatttatttttacatatgagagtataattaaacttatacaaaaatgggaggaaaaaaaaagagagaagacaagTACGTGAAAATATTCACATATATGATATGCTAGTGGATAAGCAAGTTGAGATtccatttctcattttcttgtgAATAAGTGTAATTTCTTAAAAGAAGTTaagtttgaaactttataaattgtttttgaacattttttatatattgaacgGAGAATAAGTATATATCCAAGTTGATTACAATGATTTGGTTGGTAGCTTATACGGCTTATTCGGGACACAAAATAACACATTTCCGGACattaaaatcaaacaagaacaaTACGTACCctactagtatatataaatcattttgATACTATAGTTATAGACTGAAATCGTGGTGATCAAATGCTACGAACCAGAACAAGCAATTAACCACTAAAAGGTAATCCTCAATATATAGAGCGTTATGTACTTATTATGTAAACTCTATCATGATAACCAGATGTATGTAACTAAAAATCTATTCGAATATGACCAATTTACATATAATATAGAGTTTTATCCATGAATGCGTCGTACTCATAGAATAATGCTGGTGTATTCTACCTTTCGTAATCAAACATAAATGTaattcaaaaagtaaaaatatctcATGGATGTTCGATCGTGAGAACATATTCCATGACTGAGAAAGGCATCATCTTTCCTTTTTAGGTAACCAATTATTTCGAAAGCAGAAACTATAGAACTAGAATCTGCAACTTGGTAATATTGCAACTTGTTTGCACTAGCTAGGGTTTTATTACGTTTTAATGTTTCGGAATAATTAACGTACGGGCAAAAAGAAATTCCAGTAAAACACTAGAATATAACGGGATTAACCCTAAACTAATTGCTCTTTGtagttccaaacaaacaaaaaaccttcAGTGGTAATTTGGTAAGCTCAGGAGTTAATTTTTAGGCTTCTCGGCCTAATTAATGATCCATCAATGTTAGCAAATGAGTTATACTTCATCGTTTAAATGTTTCATCAGTTaatttgtgtttcattttttttgtatactaaaactattttttagtgTACAACTTGTTTCAAGTTCAACGGGTGAACGGATTTAAGCATATTGATATAGTAACGCAAAGTTATTGTGCATATTAATTATGCGATACTAACAGAGTAACAGTCTAAACATGACAAGAGCGGGGATCTTGGTCGTCCATGTTATATAGTAGAAAAATGATGTTTTGACTACTATCAATGATTCGGACTATTAAAATATTGATCTAAGatcatataacatatatatttagtagTCCACTAATTCaaattcatataaatttaacataaGACTAAGGAATCTTCCTTCGAAGGTCAAAGATCTTTCCATCCGTGATAATTATTTATTGCACTTATTTACATATTCACATGTAAAAGGTACAACACCACTATGACACACTGTCACTAGAAGACTTTATATTAAAATCACTACTTTATTCTCTTAAAAACAAAcatccataattttttttaccttaattaCATACTGGTGTTTGAGTTGTGAATGGTGTGATTATTGTTTTTGATGCATGTaagaatcaaaatatatatttttcaaaaatgacTCTTAATTAACCCAAATCTCTCTAACTAATATTTGAGAACGATAACAAGCCGGATATTTATACCATTTTGAAACGTTTACATGAGTGAAAGATTCGAATTGTGATTACTCATCAACTTCATGGTAAATCCAACCATTATCACTAGTCACTGCCATAACTTGCTTAATATATGTAATGGTTTGATTCTTCTCCATACTAACTGAAACggtgaaacaaaaatatccaGCCCCTCCTTCTCAAACAAAGGCTTTCACCAGAAGGAATTTGTCATGTATGGCATTTGCAACTGAGGCTGAGTCTGAGGCTGACACTCCACTTAGCTCAcacaagcttcttcttcctcatgcaaCCCATCCAAATTCTGCCAAAATGTTAGAAACgaataaataattaagtaattatcCGTTAACTTAATTGTCTGAACGTAAATACAACTCCTTTTTCTTACttataaaaaaggaagaaaaagtaAGTTTTCTAATTTAGTAATTAACGTAATTTACTTACCCAAAGGTCGTCGTCGTTGTTTTCTTGTCTAGTGAAGGAAGAAGCAATCTTGGGGTTCTCAAAAACTTCGTCGTTTCTTGCAAATCTGCCACGTACTCTTGGCCTGTTGTCCGCCAACGTTTTCCGGCATGCATActtcaattttggttttgaaacaaattaataacGGTGAGGAAAAAACCCCATTTTTCAAATGTGTAAACTATTTTATGTAATTAGCAAATTTGAAATATGTACGTAATGCAATATTAATCCAAAAATTTAGTTCAATTAAAGGTCTTTtattgagtattttttttttcctgttttttcaccttttatatatagaggttttttttgaagatgacaaaaaaaaaaattgataattttaaattgttttcttctgtttgtttattcaaaACTAAAGACATAGctatttattaatataagttgttttttctttaaaaacatttatttaagtttttttttctttataaacatttatttaaattcttttagtAATAAAATACTTTATGATTACCTTAATGGTTTTGGTGAAGTTTCTCTGTGTTCGTTTAGCTCTGTACTTTGAAATCTTCTCTTTACGTTCCTCTGAACTGTAACGCCCCACCTTCAAGCTTTGATCTTCACCGGAAAATTGCGTCGTCGATGAACTCTCCACCGCCAAAGGACTCGAGTATGACCTCTGTCCCGTAAATTCCCTTCTCATATTCTAAAAAAttccaagaaaaatattaaaaaacagtttttgtatgAAAGAACAGAGGATACAATAGTTAAAGGTACCTGTAAATCTCCGGTGCTATATACTCGTCGCATGTGACCGGAGAAGTAGGAATCTTCCGGCGAGTTTAGTAAATTCTGATTCTGAAAATTCGAGGAATCTTCCATAAATGGAGCATCGAAGGGAGTATTAAACAAGAGCTGCTCTGTTTTGACAGCGTCGAAGCTTTCAAAACCGGAGAAGTTGGGGAAACTGTTTGTGTGAGAGAGAGTTAAGGTTTGGAGCTGAGAAactggtggagaagaagagaggagatgatgatgatgatgactcgtTGGggtaaaattatcaaataaattaagaGATTGATGATCATCCATTAAAGGATTGAGGTAAGGGTTGTTGCAGAAGagatctgttgttgttgttgtgtcggAAGAGAACATATCTGGATCAGTACTGTGgcagattgaagaagaagatgaagacccATCAAAGATGTAAAGATCAGAATCCATTTTTGATGTAATTAACTCTAGTCTAGGATtctcgatgaagaagaagaagaagagagcaaaactacaattgaatattttttgggTTATGTTCTGTCTTTTTACTTTGGTTTCTCTGTAATCGAGCAAATGAAACGGTTACAGAGAACACAAGTGACACTCgtgatctttgtttgttttgaaaaacCACCAGGATCCAAAAATggcaaaaataaagaaaagtgtgatatatattttctctctttttttggtatTCTCAGTTTCTTGTTTCAGAACCAAGACATGTCATGACAGGTCCAGTTTATTTGGTCTGGTGGGCTGTATATATAGCGGAcaataagtatttttatttaacaaatgtgcccttatattttttatttatcttatgaATCGCACGGTATACATCTAATTTATACAATTTGCTCCTTGCTAGCAACAACTAATTTATAGCAACCTCTACTGGCCTACTGGGGTACTTTGAATGACATAAGGTAAATGTAGACCCAAGCTAACTTGAAGTCGGCCGAAGAGTTCTTCTCTTCTGAAAACCATCGAATTGACACCTAACCTTTTTCAATCGAAATctttaaaatccttttttttacataaagGTTTTACGCTATTTTGAGACTCAGCTATCTGAGCGTAGAACAGAAGAAGTGTATGAAATTGAAATATAATGTTGACTTTACTAGTTATctactttaaaattaattattctataatatcGGCATTtaccaaaatcatatttttaaccCATCAAAAAATCCGAAGGTGTCAGATTTTTTGGCCCCgacaattaataatatttttcggaaaaaaaactattattggTCAAAACTAGTcctaaataaaaattgttttatagtCAAAGTTAGTTCTCATTTATCTATAAAgaaattgatttgattaaagtaaaataggagagagagagagagagagaaagcgagTGAGGGAGACGACGATCGAAGTTTCAGTTACTGCTTCCTTCAATTGAAAGGTTTGTTCGTCAAGTACTAGATCTGATTCTTATTGATCTTTCTTACCATTCTTTTACCCGATTTTTCTCGATTTAGTCACTGATTCTGATTGATCTTTGTTACCATTGTTACTCGATTTTTCTCTATTTAGTCActgctttagggttttagagttCTACGAATCTG from Camelina sativa cultivar DH55 chromosome 9, Cs, whole genome shotgun sequence encodes:
- the LOC104714734 gene encoding two-component response regulator-like APRR7; the encoded protein is MDSDLYIFDGSSSSSSICHSTDPDMFSSDTTTTTDLFCNNPYLNPLMDDHQSLNLFDNFTPTSHHHHHLLSSSPPVSQLQTLTLSHTNSFPNFSGFESFDAVKTEQLLFNTPFDAPFMEDSSNFQNQNLLNSPEDSYFSGHMRRVYSTGDLQNMRREFTGQRSYSSPLAVESSSTTQFSGEDQSLKVGRYSSEERKEKISKYRAKRTQRNFTKTIKYACRKTLADNRPRVRGRFARNDEVFENPKIASSFTRQENNDDDLWNLDGLHEEEEACVS